Genomic DNA from Paenibacillus sp. KS-LC4:
GTTTCCGAAGCCTCTTTTGCGTAAGCTTTACACGTTCTGTCAATGCTCTATCCATTCCTGTTCCCCCTTAGATAGCTCTATTATTTATACGATTTCATCTATGAAGAAAGCTTGTTCAATCTAAGATAGTCATTGACCATTGCCAGACGCCACGGAATGATCATGCCGAAGGCCACGAGATAGAACAGCGCCCCCGTCTGCGGAATCGACATATAATGCTCCACCACGCTATGCAGCGCCAATCGAATAATGAATAGGGTCAGCATGATGAAAATAAAAGCCTTGGAACGCCTGACATAAATATCGGCATCAATTCGCTCCAGCCGGGTTGATACGACCAGCGGAAAAGAAAAAACGAGCAGGCCTGTC
This window encodes:
- a CDS encoding cytochrome c biogenesis protein CcdC — protein: MQLSTEMIQVGFIIMSAIGGLMLIFLRIRAGKQPTTLRKIIIPPVGMSTGFMMFLAPMTHIPWGWGVAAFGTGLLVFSFPLVVSTRLERIDADIYVRRSKAFIFIMLTLFIIRLALHSVVEHYMSIPQTGALFYLVAFGMIIPWRLAMVNDYLRLNKLSS